A stretch of Gambusia affinis linkage group LG10, SWU_Gaff_1.0, whole genome shotgun sequence DNA encodes these proteins:
- the LOC122838946 gene encoding uncharacterized protein LOC122838946, translating into MYLCNASAIKDWSYFLSKILPLVNKTTGLVSMDKPEAVTAAVVTSLQPDGAISNPPPNSNQTSGMEHIFQYSYSENDLLLTDYRTPARDSIPLPKAVLYLVMAALVVVAVAYAIVGHLVKDVVNDFVGGGRSIVAEGDGGEPSEPDWVFDPPRSTNRNEMEISCITSNMHEMSDLAEGPRLLEMGYVSLNHTSGLNPSRPEETVFTVDETLQRHLPDSQSGT; encoded by the exons ATGTATTTATGCAACGCCAGTGCCATAAAGGACTGGAGCTATTTCCTGTCTAAGATTTTGCCTCTGGTGAATAAAACCACCGGCTTGGTGAGCATGGACAAACCGGAGGCGGTGACCGCCGCGGTGGTGACGTCTCTGCAGCCGGACGGGGCAATAAGCAACCCGCCGCCAAACTCCAACCAGACCTCCGGGATGGAGCACATCTTCCAGTACTCCTACTCGGAGAACGACCTGCTGCTGACGGACTACCGGACGCCGGCCCGGGACTCCATCCCGCTGCCCAAGGCGGTGCTCTACCTGGTGATGGCCGCGCTGGTGGTGGTGGCGGTGGCGTACGCGATCGTCGGACATCTGGTCAAGGATGTAGTGAATGACTTTGTTG GTGGAGGTCGGTCGATCGTTGCTGAAGGCGACGGCGGTGAACCCAGTGAGCCAG ATTGGGTGTTTGACCCGCCTCGATCCACCAACCGCAACGAGATGGAGATCAGCTGCATCACCAGCAACATGCATGAGATGAGCGACCTGGCCGAGGGGCCGCGGCTGCTGGAGATGGGTTACGTATCGCTGAACCACACCAGCGGCCTGAACCCCAGCCGGCCGGAGGAAACCGTCTTCACCGTGGATGAAACCCTCCAGCGCCATCTTCCTGACTCTCAGTCCGGGACTTAA